In Alkalihalobacillus sp. TS-13, the following are encoded in one genomic region:
- the spoIIAB gene encoding anti-sigma F factor yields the protein MKNVMKMEFSARSENESFARVTVASFIAQLDPTVDELTEIKTVVSEAVTNAIIHGYDNNADGMVYIECILEDGCVELMIRDEGVGIDDLDEARQPLFTTKPELERSGMGFTIMENFMDQIEIETEKSFGTTIRLKKYLTNHKALCN from the coding sequence ATGAAAAATGTCATGAAAATGGAATTCTCTGCACGTAGTGAAAATGAATCCTTTGCAAGGGTCACAGTTGCATCCTTCATCGCACAACTCGACCCTACAGTAGATGAATTGACTGAAATCAAGACTGTCGTTTCAGAAGCAGTTACGAATGCAATCATTCATGGATACGATAACAACGCTGATGGAATGGTCTACATCGAATGCATTTTAGAAGATGGGTGTGTTGAATTGATGATCCGTGATGAAGGAGTCGGAATCGATGATCTGGACGAAGCGCGACAGCCTTTGTTCACGACAAAGCCAGAACTTGAAAGATCCGGGATGGGTTTTACAATCATGGAAAATTTCATGGACCAAATCGAAATTGAAACAGAAAAGTCCTTCGGCACTACCATCCGTTTGAAGAAGTACTTGACAAATCACAAAGCGCTTTGTAATTAA
- a CDS encoding D-alanyl-D-alanine carboxypeptidase family protein encodes MKRFFTCMIAAVVGLSVLSPAAFANDDHVTVNSLADKASSAILIERDTGTVLFDKNADEKLPPASMTKVMTMILVMDALHKGKINLKDKVRTSEYAASMGGSQIFLEEGEIMTVEEMLKGVALASGNDASVALGEFIAGTNDAFVKLMNEKAKELGLKNTNFKNATGLPEKDHYSTARDMALMAKELLKYEQITNYTGKYEDYLRQNTDKKFWLVNTNKLVKFYPGVDGLKTGYTNEAKYCLTATAKKDDMRVIAVVMGAPTTKERNAQVTQMLDYAFANYETERIYERHQMIDEIPIQKGVSKTIQMATSEPISLLMKKGEKKMKLTTEIKINKQVKMPIEKGDRLGTLVVKNNGKTVTESPLVASENVAAANWWGLFKRAVGKFSQTP; translated from the coding sequence ATGAAACGCTTTTTTACATGTATGATTGCGGCAGTGGTAGGGCTATCGGTCCTTTCACCAGCAGCATTTGCTAATGATGATCATGTTACAGTCAATTCTCTTGCTGATAAAGCATCCTCTGCAATTTTGATTGAAAGAGATACAGGTACAGTACTATTCGATAAAAATGCTGATGAAAAGCTTCCTCCTGCAAGTATGACGAAGGTCATGACAATGATTCTCGTGATGGATGCTTTACATAAAGGCAAAATCAACCTGAAAGACAAGGTTCGAACAAGTGAATATGCAGCTTCCATGGGCGGCTCGCAAATTTTCCTTGAAGAAGGAGAAATCATGACTGTCGAAGAGATGCTTAAAGGCGTTGCGTTAGCATCAGGAAACGATGCCTCTGTTGCTCTTGGGGAGTTTATCGCGGGGACGAACGACGCTTTCGTAAAACTGATGAATGAAAAAGCCAAGGAACTAGGGTTAAAGAACACCAACTTTAAAAATGCAACAGGACTGCCGGAAAAAGACCATTACAGCACAGCAAGAGACATGGCATTGATGGCTAAAGAACTTTTGAAATATGAACAGATTACGAATTACACAGGTAAATATGAAGATTACCTGCGTCAAAATACCGATAAAAAATTCTGGCTTGTCAATACCAACAAGCTCGTCAAATTCTACCCCGGAGTGGATGGATTGAAAACTGGCTATACGAACGAAGCTAAATATTGTTTGACTGCTACAGCCAAAAAAGACGATATGCGTGTTATTGCAGTTGTCATGGGGGCTCCAACGACAAAGGAAAGGAATGCCCAGGTGACACAAATGCTCGATTATGCATTTGCGAATTATGAGACGGAAAGGATTTACGAAAGACACCAGATGATCGATGAAATCCCAATCCAAAAAGGTGTATCGAAGACTATCCAAATGGCGACTTCAGAACCGATCTCCCTTTTAATGAAAAAAGGTGAGAAGAAGATGAAACTCACAACGGAAATCAAAATCAATAAGCAGGTGAAAATGCCAATTGAAAAAGGAGACCGTCTCGGAACTCTGGTTGTCAAAAACAATGGGAAAACCGTTACTGAATCACCTTTGGTCGCATCCGAAAATGTTGCAGCGGCGAATTGGTGGGGGCTTTTCAAACGTGCGGTAGGCAAGTTTTCGCAAACACCGTAA
- the spoIIAA gene encoding anti-sigma F factor antagonist encodes MSLSVKLEVKDRVLCIRLAGDLDHHTAEQLRTEVDQTIQENQIHDIVLNLEALSFMDSSGLGVILGRYKLIKSQGGEMVVCSISPSVKRLFEMSGMFKIIRLEDSEQKALHTLGVA; translated from the coding sequence GTGAGTCTTAGTGTAAAACTGGAAGTTAAAGACCGTGTACTGTGTATCCGATTAGCAGGCGATTTAGACCACCATACAGCAGAACAGTTACGAACAGAAGTCGACCAAACGATCCAAGAAAACCAGATTCATGATATTGTATTGAATTTAGAAGCCTTGTCTTTTATGGATAGTTCAGGATTAGGTGTAATCCTTGGGCGATATAAATTGATTAAAAGCCAAGGAGGAGAAATGGTTGTTTGTTCGATCTCCCCTTCTGTAAAAAGACTGTTTGAAATGTCAGGCATGTTCAAGATCATCCGTCTTGAAGATAGTGAACAAAAAGCTTTACACACGCTGGGGGTGGCGTAA
- a CDS encoding purine-nucleoside phosphorylase yields the protein MSDLNTKIQDSVTFITSKTDVQPTIGLILGSGLGDFADEIENAKLIDYSEIPHFPVSTVEGHAGRLVIGTMSGKKVVAMQGRFHFYEGYSLQEVTFPVRVMKGLGVEQIIVTNACGGMNPDFQAGDLMIIEDHLNLTGSNPLIGPNDSELGPRFPDMGTAYTPELIDLVEKVAGQEGISVQKGIYASISGPTYMTRAELKMLRTIGSDTVGMSTVPEVIVARHMNIKTIGISCITDMAIAEELEPLTHEQVVEVANRTKPKFKQLLRSVIEKV from the coding sequence ATGTCAGACTTAAACACAAAAATTCAAGACTCCGTAACGTTTATAACGAGTAAAACAGATGTTCAGCCGACAATCGGACTGATTTTAGGATCAGGTCTTGGGGATTTTGCAGATGAAATTGAGAACGCTAAATTGATCGATTACAGTGAAATCCCACATTTTCCTGTTTCAACGGTCGAAGGTCATGCAGGAAGATTAGTCATTGGAACTATGAGTGGAAAAAAGGTTGTTGCGATGCAAGGTCGTTTTCACTTTTATGAGGGATACTCTTTACAAGAGGTTACTTTCCCGGTCCGTGTCATGAAAGGACTTGGTGTTGAACAGATCATTGTTACGAATGCATGCGGCGGCATGAATCCGGATTTCCAAGCCGGTGACTTGATGATCATCGAAGATCATTTGAATCTGACTGGATCGAATCCTTTAATTGGACCGAATGATAGTGAACTCGGACCACGCTTTCCGGATATGGGTACAGCCTATACACCAGAATTGATCGACTTAGTGGAAAAAGTCGCTGGACAAGAAGGCATTTCCGTGCAAAAAGGTATTTATGCATCGATCAGTGGACCGACCTATATGACTCGTGCTGAATTGAAGATGTTACGGACAATTGGTTCAGATACGGTCGGCATGTCTACAGTACCCGAAGTGATTGTCGCCCGCCACATGAATATAAAGACGATAGGGATCTCCTGCATCACAGACATGGCGATTGCTGAGGAATTGGAACCACTGACACATGAACAGGTTGTAGAAGTAGCGAACCGTACGAAGCCGAAATTTAAGCAATTGCTGCGTTCAGTGATTGAAAAAGTATAA
- the xerD gene encoding site-specific tyrosine recombinase XerD, producing the protein MNDEVQDYLHYLTVERGLSENTLQSYQRDLKQYTIFLMKELNHKELNGVRRNDIMTYLYHLKDAGRASTTIARTIASIRSFHQFLIRERVTDKDPSVHIETPKTERKLPKILSSQEVENLMVAPESNSAFGIRDRAMIELLYATGIRVSELIQLNLSDVHLTMGFVRCVGKGDKERIIPVGRMATEALTTYIENGRIKLLKKKTSDALFLNHHGNRLTRQGFWKILKKLSQAANIQKELTPHTLRHSFATHLLENGADLRAVQELLGHVDISTTQIYTHVTKTRLKDIYSTYHPRA; encoded by the coding sequence ATGAATGACGAGGTTCAGGATTATTTGCACTATTTGACTGTAGAACGTGGGTTGTCTGAAAACACCTTACAGTCATACCAACGGGATTTGAAACAATATACGATCTTCTTAATGAAGGAATTGAATCATAAAGAGTTGAATGGAGTACGCAGGAACGATATCATGACGTATCTCTACCATTTGAAGGATGCTGGCCGCGCTTCAACGACAATTGCAAGAACAATAGCTTCCATACGATCATTCCATCAGTTTCTCATACGTGAAAGAGTAACGGACAAAGATCCATCTGTACATATTGAAACACCGAAGACTGAACGTAAATTACCCAAAATTTTATCATCACAGGAAGTTGAGAATTTGATGGTGGCACCTGAAAGTAATTCAGCGTTCGGAATAAGAGACCGTGCGATGATCGAATTATTATATGCGACTGGAATCCGTGTCTCGGAGCTTATCCAATTGAATTTATCCGATGTCCATTTAACGATGGGGTTTGTAAGATGTGTCGGTAAAGGGGATAAGGAACGGATCATTCCTGTAGGAAGAATGGCAACAGAAGCACTGACCACATATATTGAAAATGGCCGCATAAAGCTTTTAAAAAAGAAGACTAGCGATGCTTTGTTTTTGAACCATCATGGAAACCGTTTGACGAGGCAAGGTTTTTGGAAGATCTTAAAGAAACTGTCACAAGCAGCGAACATCCAAAAGGAATTGACACCACATACATTAAGACATTCGTTTGCAACACACTTGCTTGAAAATGGGGCAGACCTGCGTGCTGTTCAGGAGTTGCTAGGGCATGTGGACATTTCGACGACTCAAATTTATACACACGTTACGAAAACACGACTAAAAGACATTTATTCTACCTACCATCCAAGAGCATGA
- a CDS encoding YqzK family protein: MISLFRLIWNACKVFLAFASCTLLFYYGLLWLNEQYQDFHRYDEPEGRAVKVFQSYHEEEEEIYWIERLQLFYEIGE; encoded by the coding sequence ATGATTTCGTTATTTCGTTTAATATGGAACGCATGTAAAGTATTTCTCGCTTTCGCAAGCTGCACGTTACTATTTTATTACGGACTTCTATGGTTGAACGAACAATATCAGGACTTTCATCGTTACGATGAACCCGAAGGACGAGCAGTAAAGGTCTTCCAATCTTATCATGAAGAGGAAGAAGAGATCTATTGGATCGAACGATTACAATTGTTTTATGAAATTGGGGAATAA
- the spoIIM gene encoding stage II sporulation protein M, whose translation MEHRVSYNMKRSFSQHIQEHSSLYTFTVVLLMMGIVFGAVIVNSLSLMQKEDLFHYLNRFFGQVSEGEVASASAMFTQSFFHYIKYMGLIWLLGLSIIGVPVILVLLFLKGMVVGFTVGFLVNQMGWQGFLLSFVSVLPQNLILIPAFVLVTTAAVAISMTLIKAQFSNRMMTPLMPLLFRYTATVIIIMVLIASASFIEAFLSPTLIKATIGIFN comes from the coding sequence ATGGAGCACAGGGTGAGCTATAATATGAAACGTTCATTCTCACAGCATATACAAGAACATTCATCCTTATATACATTTACGGTGGTTTTACTCATGATGGGGATTGTGTTTGGAGCTGTTATTGTCAACAGTCTGAGTTTGATGCAAAAAGAAGATCTATTCCATTATTTGAACCGTTTTTTCGGACAAGTTTCTGAAGGGGAAGTGGCAAGTGCATCCGCTATGTTCACTCAAAGCTTCTTCCATTATATTAAATATATGGGGTTGATTTGGCTGCTGGGGCTTTCGATTATTGGAGTGCCCGTCATCCTTGTTTTATTATTCTTAAAAGGGATGGTTGTCGGGTTTACAGTTGGATTTCTAGTCAATCAGATGGGCTGGCAGGGATTCCTTTTATCCTTCGTATCGGTATTGCCGCAAAACCTGATCCTCATTCCTGCGTTCGTCTTGGTGACGACTGCTGCAGTAGCAATCTCTATGACACTCATCAAAGCCCAATTCTCAAACAGAATGATGACACCACTGATGCCTTTATTGTTCAGGTATACTGCTACGGTGATCATAATCATGGTTCTTATTGCAAGCGCGTCCTTTATTGAAGCCTTTTTATCACCTACATTGATCAAAGCGACAATAGGTATTTTCAATTAA
- the deoB gene encoding phosphopentomutase, translated as MTDSRFKRVFLIVMDSVGIGEAPDAAKFNDLGADTLGHIAEKMNGLNMPNMAKLGLSNIREIRGIEKAENPSAHFGKMQEASNGKDTMTGHWEIMGLHIEQPFKTFPDGFPKKLLAELEDKTGRKIIGNKPASGTEILVELGQEHMETGALIVYTSADSVLQIAAHEDIVPIDELYDICKIARELTLDEKYMVGRVIARPFIGKPGAFERTSNRHDYALKPFGRTVMNEMKDADYDVIAIGKISDIYDGEGVTDAIRTTCNMDGMDQIVKTADRDFTGMSFLNLVDFDAKFGHRRDPIGYGEALEEFDARLPELLEKLNDDDLVLITADHGNDPVHHGTDHTREYVPLLAYHTGIQVGKELPLRETFADIGAMIADNFNIKAPEFGKSFLKDLS; from the coding sequence ATGACGGACTCAAGGTTCAAACGAGTGTTTTTGATCGTCATGGATTCGGTCGGAATCGGTGAAGCACCGGATGCAGCAAAATTCAATGATTTAGGAGCAGATACATTAGGACATATTGCAGAAAAGATGAATGGTCTCAATATGCCGAACATGGCAAAGCTTGGACTCAGCAACATCAGAGAGATCCGAGGAATTGAAAAAGCTGAAAACCCATCTGCTCATTTTGGAAAAATGCAAGAAGCATCCAATGGGAAAGACACAATGACCGGTCACTGGGAAATCATGGGGCTTCACATCGAGCAGCCATTCAAAACTTTCCCGGACGGTTTTCCTAAGAAGCTGCTCGCTGAACTTGAAGATAAGACCGGCAGAAAAATCATCGGGAACAAACCTGCCTCCGGAACCGAAATTCTGGTTGAGCTAGGGCAGGAACATATGGAAACAGGCGCATTGATCGTTTATACATCAGCAGATTCAGTGCTTCAAATCGCGGCACATGAAGACATCGTTCCAATTGATGAATTGTATGATATTTGCAAAATTGCACGTGAACTCACGTTAGATGAAAAATATATGGTAGGACGCGTCATTGCACGTCCATTCATTGGTAAACCAGGTGCGTTTGAACGAACTTCAAATCGACATGATTACGCACTTAAACCTTTTGGACGTACAGTCATGAATGAAATGAAGGATGCTGATTATGATGTCATCGCAATCGGTAAGATCTCTGATATTTATGATGGTGAAGGGGTTACAGATGCGATCAGAACAACTTGCAATATGGATGGAATGGATCAGATCGTGAAAACAGCAGATCGTGATTTTACGGGAATGAGTTTCTTGAACCTTGTTGATTTTGATGCAAAGTTCGGCCATCGTCGTGATCCAATCGGTTATGGTGAGGCATTGGAAGAATTCGATGCACGTCTTCCGGAACTGCTTGAAAAACTAAATGATGATGATTTGGTTCTGATTACTGCTGACCACGGGAATGATCCTGTCCATCATGGTACGGATCATACAAGAGAATACGTCCCGCTGCTTGCTTATCACACAGGTATCCAAGTTGGAAAAGAGCTTCCTCTGCGGGAAACATTCGCAGATATCGGAGCAATGATTGCAGATAACTTTAATATTAAAGCGCCTGAATTCGGCAAAAGTTTTTTAAAGGATTTATCATAG
- the sigF gene encoding RNA polymerase sporulation sigma factor SigF: MDLDVKQDKKTTYLNDKEMKELIQRSQEGDQTARDTIVEKNMRLVWSVVQRFLNRGYEPDDLFQIGSIGLLKSVDKFDLSYDVKFSTYAVPMIIGEIQRFIRDDGTVKVSRSLKELGNKVRKVRDELSKEFGRNPTVNEIATKLEISPEDVVMAQEAVRAPSSIHETVYENDGDPITLLDQISDQGDTKWFDQIALKEAIQTLNERERLIVYLRYYKDQTQSEVATRLGISQVQVSRLEKKILREMKTQMDE; encoded by the coding sequence ATGGATTTGGACGTCAAACAAGATAAAAAAACCACGTACCTCAATGACAAGGAAATGAAAGAATTGATCCAACGAAGTCAGGAAGGCGATCAGACAGCAAGAGATACCATCGTAGAGAAGAACATGCGGTTGGTCTGGTCTGTTGTACAACGCTTTTTGAACAGAGGGTACGAACCGGATGACCTTTTCCAAATTGGAAGTATCGGACTGCTAAAATCTGTAGATAAATTTGATCTTAGTTATGACGTAAAATTTTCGACCTATGCAGTCCCAATGATCATTGGAGAGATCCAGCGGTTCATAAGGGATGATGGCACGGTCAAAGTAAGCCGATCCTTGAAAGAACTCGGTAATAAAGTCCGAAAAGTGCGGGATGAACTATCGAAAGAGTTTGGCCGCAATCCAACCGTGAATGAAATTGCGACGAAACTAGAGATCAGTCCTGAAGATGTCGTGATGGCACAGGAAGCTGTCCGTGCCCCATCCTCGATTCATGAAACCGTTTATGAAAATGATGGAGATCCGATTACATTGCTTGATCAAATTTCAGATCAGGGTGATACAAAGTGGTTTGATCAGATTGCTTTGAAGGAAGCAATCCAGACTTTGAATGAACGTGAGAGATTGATCGTCTATCTAAGATATTATAAGGATCAGACGCAGTCTGAGGTAGCTACAAGGCTTGGAATATCACAAGTGCAAGTTTCAAGGCTGGAAAAGAAAATACTCCGTGAGATGAAAACCCAGATGGACGAGTGA
- a CDS encoding Fur family transcriptional regulator: MENRINRIKKQLHSQSYKLTPQREATVRVLLEREEDHLSAEDVYLLVKDKAPEIGLATVYRTLELLTELKIVDKINFGDGVSRYDLRKEGAAHFHHHLVCIECGAVDEIQEDLLGEVEQIVEKDWNFKVKDHRLTFHGICHRCHDKANVENEKEVTTK, encoded by the coding sequence TTGGAAAATCGTATCAACCGCATTAAAAAACAGCTCCATTCACAAAGCTATAAACTTACCCCACAGCGTGAAGCGACGGTTCGCGTTTTGCTTGAGCGTGAAGAAGATCATTTGAGTGCAGAGGATGTATATCTGCTCGTTAAAGATAAAGCTCCTGAAATCGGGTTAGCAACGGTTTATCGGACGCTTGAACTGCTTACTGAATTGAAAATCGTCGATAAGATCAACTTTGGCGATGGTGTTTCCAGGTATGACCTTCGAAAAGAAGGTGCAGCACACTTCCATCATCATCTAGTATGTATTGAATGTGGAGCAGTGGACGAAATCCAGGAGGATCTACTTGGAGAAGTGGAGCAAATCGTTGAGAAGGATTGGAATTTCAAAGTGAAAGATCACCGGTTGACCTTTCACGGAATCTGTCATCGATGCCATGATAAAGCAAATGTTGAAAATGAAAAAGAAGTTACGACCAAATAA
- a CDS encoding stage V sporulation protein AB, which translates to MTIKIIIVMLIGLGGGLAVGAGFVAILTVFGIIPRLMQITKTYSKLKGYEIGIITGVLFSSWYGLRDLTISSSQWLLIPIGIASGTFIGMLAAALTEVLNVLPILMKRVGFKEQVLILLMAILFGKVVGSLFHWIFFVQL; encoded by the coding sequence ATGACAATTAAAATCATTATCGTCATGTTGATAGGTTTGGGCGGGGGGCTTGCTGTGGGAGCAGGTTTTGTCGCAATTCTGACGGTTTTCGGTATTATTCCAAGGCTGATGCAGATTACAAAAACGTATTCAAAATTAAAAGGCTACGAAATCGGCATCATTACGGGCGTCTTATTTTCAAGTTGGTATGGATTGAGAGATCTCACCATCTCTTCTAGCCAATGGCTTCTGATTCCGATCGGTATTGCAAGCGGAACTTTTATCGGCATGCTGGCGGCTGCATTAACAGAAGTGCTGAACGTACTTCCAATTTTGATGAAACGTGTCGGATTCAAAGAACAAGTTCTCATCCTCCTGATGGCGATTCTGTTCGGAAAAGTAGTAGGTTCTCTGTTCCATTGGATTTTCTTCGTGCAACTGTAA
- a CDS encoding purine-nucleoside phosphorylase, with translation MSLTKSIQQSAQYIEKRLDDKPTIGLVLGSGLGVLADKIENPISIPYSDIPSFPVSTVEGHAGELVIGSIEGKTVIAMKGRFHYYEGYPMEKVTFPIRVMKEIGVETLIVTNAAGGINESFEAGDLMIITDHINNIGDNPLIGPNDASLGVRFPDMSDAYSEGLQNTAKQVAQKLNISLQEGVYIANSGPSYETPAEVRMLRIMGGDAVGMSTVPEVITARHGGMEVLGISCISNMAAGILDQPLTHDEVIETTEKVKANFMDLVQQIVKSI, from the coding sequence ATGTCTTTAACGAAATCGATTCAACAATCAGCACAATATATTGAGAAGAGATTGGATGACAAGCCAACCATCGGATTGGTTCTAGGGTCTGGTCTTGGTGTTCTTGCAGATAAAATAGAAAATCCAATTTCGATTCCATATTCTGATATCCCATCTTTTCCCGTCTCGACGGTTGAGGGGCACGCCGGGGAACTTGTCATCGGTTCCATTGAAGGGAAAACTGTCATCGCGATGAAAGGGCGTTTCCACTATTACGAAGGATATCCAATGGAAAAAGTGACTTTTCCGATAAGGGTCATGAAGGAAATTGGAGTTGAAACATTGATCGTTACGAATGCTGCAGGAGGAATCAATGAATCTTTTGAAGCAGGAGACTTGATGATCATCACAGATCATATCAACAATATTGGTGATAACCCACTGATCGGTCCGAACGACGCTTCACTAGGAGTCCGTTTTCCTGATATGTCGGATGCTTATTCTGAGGGCTTGCAAAATACCGCGAAACAAGTGGCACAGAAATTGAACATCTCTCTTCAAGAAGGTGTCTATATTGCTAATTCAGGCCCATCTTATGAAACTCCTGCAGAAGTGAGGATGCTTCGTATCATGGGAGGTGACGCAGTAGGAATGTCCACGGTTCCAGAAGTGATTACAGCTCGCCATGGTGGTATGGAAGTACTCGGGATTTCTTGCATTTCCAATATGGCGGCAGGTATCCTCGATCAACCTCTTACCCATGATGAGGTCATTGAAACCACTGAAAAAGTGAAAGCAAACTTCATGGATCTTGTCCAACAAATCGTCAAAAGCATTTAA
- a CDS encoding pyrimidine-nucleoside phosphorylase: MRMVDLIEKKRNGNELKQGEIAFIIEGYTNGDIPDYQMSALAMAIYFNDMTEEERANFTMAMVDSGDKIDLAAIEGIKVDKHSTGGVGDTTTLVLAPLVAAVGVPVAKMSGRGLGHTGGTIDKLEAVPGFHVEIDNDEFIKLVNKNKIAVIGQSGNLTPADKKLYGLRDVTATVNSIPLIASSIMSKKIAAGADAIVLDVKTGAGAFMTEVEKAEELAKAMVKIGNNVGRNTMAIISDMSQPLGFAIGNALEVKEAANTLRGEGPEDLEELCLTLGSFMVMLAKKAETKEEARQMLIDVMKNGKAIETFKTFLKAQGGDESVIDDLSKLPTAKHEIPFVAEKEGYVSEIMANEVGTAAMLLGAGRATKESEIDLAVGIVLHKKVGDEVKKGETIATLHSNQENVDEVLKKLNGAYAISAEKVTAPPLVYKEIM, encoded by the coding sequence ATGAGAATGGTAGATTTGATTGAAAAGAAACGGAACGGGAACGAACTAAAGCAAGGTGAAATCGCCTTCATTATTGAAGGATATACAAACGGAGACATCCCTGATTATCAAATGTCTGCATTGGCAATGGCTATCTATTTCAATGATATGACTGAAGAAGAACGTGCGAATTTTACAATGGCAATGGTCGACTCTGGGGACAAAATTGATCTTGCAGCCATAGAAGGCATTAAAGTTGATAAACATTCCACTGGAGGTGTCGGCGACACGACGACTCTTGTACTTGCACCACTCGTAGCAGCTGTCGGTGTTCCTGTTGCAAAAATGTCAGGACGCGGCCTCGGCCACACAGGCGGTACAATCGATAAGCTTGAAGCCGTGCCAGGTTTCCATGTCGAAATCGACAACGACGAATTCATCAAACTTGTAAATAAGAATAAAATCGCAGTCATTGGTCAAAGCGGAAACCTAACACCGGCCGACAAGAAACTTTATGGACTTCGGGATGTAACGGCTACAGTCAACTCGATTCCGTTGATTGCAAGCTCGATCATGAGTAAGAAGATTGCTGCAGGTGCAGATGCGATCGTACTTGATGTGAAAACAGGTGCTGGTGCCTTCATGACAGAAGTTGAAAAGGCAGAAGAACTAGCAAAAGCGATGGTGAAGATCGGGAATAATGTCGGACGTAATACGATGGCAATCATTTCAGATATGAGCCAGCCGCTCGGTTTTGCAATTGGGAATGCGCTTGAAGTTAAAGAGGCAGCAAACACATTACGTGGAGAAGGCCCCGAAGATCTTGAAGAACTCTGCTTGACATTAGGTTCGTTCATGGTGATGCTTGCGAAAAAAGCTGAAACGAAGGAAGAAGCTCGTCAAATGTTGATCGACGTCATGAAAAACGGCAAAGCGATTGAGACGTTTAAAACGTTCTTGAAGGCTCAAGGAGGGGACGAATCGGTCATTGACGATCTAAGCAAATTGCCAACAGCAAAACACGAGATTCCATTTGTTGCTGAAAAAGAAGGATATGTTTCAGAAATCATGGCCAATGAGGTTGGTACTGCCGCAATGTTGTTAGGTGCAGGTCGTGCAACCAAAGAATCAGAGATCGATCTGGCAGTTGGAATCGTCCTTCATAAGAAAGTCGGCGATGAAGTGAAGAAAGGCGAAACAATCGCGACATTGCACAGTAATCAAGAAAATGTGGATGAAGTATTGAAGAAATTGAACGGTGCATATGCAATTTCCGCTGAAAAAGTAACCGCACCGCCACTTGTTTATAAAGAAATCATGTAG
- a CDS encoding stage V sporulation protein AA, with translation MEVEAVYLRMRHRLLASPGQTIRIKDLAQLVGPEDVIQEIGHMTVHKITVEDKTIVIIDLMKVLKAIKERFPSLDIQTVGTPQSIVEVQYKQSKITGVYFVVVWLLLFIGAALAIMNFHEDVSMQQVHQKIYYLVTGRENDYPLLLQVPYSLGLGLGMVLFFNHIFKKRFNEEPSPLEVEMFNYQQDLDQYVIMNENKENEKKAHDN, from the coding sequence TTGGAAGTTGAAGCGGTTTATTTACGTATGCGGCATAGGCTTCTTGCTTCTCCTGGACAGACGATACGAATCAAAGATCTTGCTCAACTTGTCGGCCCTGAAGATGTCATTCAAGAAATTGGTCATATGACGGTTCATAAAATCACAGTGGAAGATAAGACCATCGTTATCATCGATCTTATGAAAGTTCTAAAGGCCATTAAAGAGCGATTTCCGAGTTTGGATATTCAAACTGTCGGTACGCCTCAATCGATCGTAGAAGTCCAGTATAAGCAATCGAAAATTACTGGGGTTTATTTTGTGGTCGTTTGGCTCTTGCTATTCATTGGTGCTGCACTTGCAATTATGAATTTCCATGAGGATGTCAGCATGCAGCAGGTTCACCAAAAGATCTACTACCTGGTCACAGGACGGGAGAACGATTACCCGCTTCTTTTACAAGTTCCGTATTCTTTGGGACTTGGATTAGGGATGGTGCTCTTTTTCAACCATATTTTCAAAAAACGTTTTAATGAAGAACCAAGCCCACTTGAAGTGGAAATGTTCAACTACCAACAGGATCTGGATCAGTACGTCATCATGAATGAGAACAAAGAAAACGAGAAGAAAGCTCATGACAATTAA